In the genome of Nycticebus coucang isolate mNycCou1 chromosome 12, mNycCou1.pri, whole genome shotgun sequence, one region contains:
- the ZSCAN25 gene encoding zinc finger and SCAN domain-containing protein 25 isoform X1: MLKERPGMAEEPQQQTSVPVVKLEKELPWGRTREDSSPETFRLRFRQFRYQEAAGPQEALRELQELCRQWLRPELHTKEQILELLVLEQFLTILPREFYAWIWEHGLESGKALVAMVEDLTERALEAKAVPCHVQGEQEETALCRGAWEPAVHLGPVEIKPEWGIPHGEGVQALDQGTEERLNQDPRDGTEDFQEQALPILQAGPGLPQVNTRDQEMTAGFYTAGSQGLGPFKDMTLVFPEEEWRHVTPAQIDCFGEYVDPQDCGVSAGIGSKEKEAKPLQEELKGSLAALPAQRFGEADLQGPGLGRACEQEPSSSEGGVPGIPPQHGTIAMPDDLKTQNSWKPFQCPECGKGFSRSSNLVRHQRTHEEEKSYGCVECGKGFTLREYLMKHQRTHLGKRPYVCSECWKTFSQRHHLEVHQRSHTGEKPYKCGDCWKSFSRRQHLQVHRRTHTGEKPYTCECGKSFSRNANLAVHRRAHTGEKPYGCQVCGKRFSKGERLVRHQRIHTGEKPYHCSACGRSFNQRSILNRHQKTQHRQEPLVQ; this comes from the exons ATGCTTAAAGAGCGTCCAGGGATGGCAGAAGAGCCTCAGCAGCAAACAAGTGTTCCTGTGGTGAAACTGGAGAAAGAGTTACCATGGGGCCGGACCAGGGAAGACTCTAGTCCTGAGACTTTTCGTCTGAGGTTTCGGCAGTTCCGCTACCAGGAGGCAGCTGGACCCCAGGAAGCCCTCAGGGAGCTCCAAGAGCTCTGTCGTCAGTGGCTGAGGCCTGAGTTGCACACTAAGGAGCAGATCCTGGAGCTGTTGGTGCTGGAGCAGTTCCTGACCATCCTGCCTCGAGAGTTCTATGCCTGGATCTGGGAGCATGGCCTGGAGAGTGGCAAAGCCCTGGTGGCCATGGTGGAGGACTTGACAGAAAGagctctggaggccaaggcg GTTCCATGCCATGTGCAGGGAGAGCAGGAGGAGACAGCACTTTGCAGAGGTGCGTGGGAGCCAGCCGTTCACCTGGGGCCAGTAGAGATCAAGCCTGAGTGGGGGATACCCCATGGAGAAGGAGTTCAAGCCCTAGACCAAGGCACTGAGGAGCGCCTCAATCAGGACCCTAGAGATGGGACCGAAGACTTCCAGGAGCAGG CCCTGCCCATTCTTCAGGCAGGTCCTGGCCTACCCCAAGTGAATACCAGAGACCAAGAGATGACAGCTGGGTTCTATACAGCTGGATCTCAG GGGTTAGGACCATTTAAAGATATGACTTTGGTCTTCCCTGAGGAAGAGTGGAGGCACGTGACCCCAGCtcagatagattgctttggggaatATGTGGACCCACAGGACTGTGGGGTGTCTGCAG GCATTGGGAGCAAGGAAAAGGAGGCCAAACCCCTGCAGGAAGAGCTGAAAGGGTCGCTGGCTGCATTGCCGGCTCAGAGGTTTGGGGAAGCTGATCTCCAGGGCCCTGGACTGGGACGGGCCTGTGAGCAGGAGCCAAGTAGCTCTGAGGGTGGCGTGCCCGGGATTCCTCCCCAGCATGGCACCATTGCCATGCCTGATGACCTCAAAACTCAGAACTCCTGGAAGCCTTTCCAGTGCCCTGAATGTGGAAAAGGCTTCAGTCGGAGCTCAAATCTGGTTAGACACCAGCGAACCCACGAAGAGGAGAAATCCTATGGCTGTGTGGAGTGTGGGAAAGGCTTTACCCTCAGAGAGTACCTGATGAAGCACCAGAGAACCCACCTGGGGAAGAGACCCTATGTGTGCAGTGAGTGCTGGAAAACCTTCAGCCAGAGACACCACCTGGAGGTGCACCAGCGTAGCCACACCGGGGAGAAGCCCTACAAGTGTGGGGACTGCTGGAAGAGCTTCAGTCGGAGGCAGCACCTGCAGGTGCACCGTAGGACGCATACCGGGGAGAAGCCCTACACCTGTGAGTGTGGCAAGAGCTTCAGCAGGAATGCCAACCTGGCTGTGCATCGGCGCGCTCACACTGGGGAGAAGCCATATGGGTGCCAGGTGTGTGGGAAGCGCTTCAGTAAAGGGGAGCGGCTGGTCCGACACCAGAGGATCCACACAGGAGAGAAGCCCTATCACTGCTCTGCCTGTGGGCGAAGCTTCAACCAGAGGTCTATCCTCAACCGGCACCAGAAGACCCAGCACCGCCAGGAGCCCCTGGTGCAATGA
- the ZSCAN25 gene encoding zinc finger and SCAN domain-containing protein 25 isoform X2 — protein sequence MLKERPGMAEEPQQQTSVPVVKLEKELPWGRTREDSSPETFRLRFRQFRYQEAAGPQEALRELQELCRQWLRPELHTKEQILELLVLEQFLTILPREFYAWIWEHGLESGKALVAMVEDLTERALEAKAVPCHVQGEQEETALCRGAWEPAVHLGPVEIKPEWGIPHGEGVQALDQGTEERLNQDPRDGTEDFQEQALPILQAGPGLPQVNTRDQEMTAGFYTAGSQALGARKRRPNPCRKS from the exons ATGCTTAAAGAGCGTCCAGGGATGGCAGAAGAGCCTCAGCAGCAAACAAGTGTTCCTGTGGTGAAACTGGAGAAAGAGTTACCATGGGGCCGGACCAGGGAAGACTCTAGTCCTGAGACTTTTCGTCTGAGGTTTCGGCAGTTCCGCTACCAGGAGGCAGCTGGACCCCAGGAAGCCCTCAGGGAGCTCCAAGAGCTCTGTCGTCAGTGGCTGAGGCCTGAGTTGCACACTAAGGAGCAGATCCTGGAGCTGTTGGTGCTGGAGCAGTTCCTGACCATCCTGCCTCGAGAGTTCTATGCCTGGATCTGGGAGCATGGCCTGGAGAGTGGCAAAGCCCTGGTGGCCATGGTGGAGGACTTGACAGAAAGagctctggaggccaaggcg GTTCCATGCCATGTGCAGGGAGAGCAGGAGGAGACAGCACTTTGCAGAGGTGCGTGGGAGCCAGCCGTTCACCTGGGGCCAGTAGAGATCAAGCCTGAGTGGGGGATACCCCATGGAGAAGGAGTTCAAGCCCTAGACCAAGGCACTGAGGAGCGCCTCAATCAGGACCCTAGAGATGGGACCGAAGACTTCCAGGAGCAGG CCCTGCCCATTCTTCAGGCAGGTCCTGGCCTACCCCAAGTGAATACCAGAGACCAAGAGATGACAGCTGGGTTCTATACAGCTGGATCTCAG GCATTGGGAGCAAGGAAAAGGAGGCCAAACCCCTGCAGGAAGAGCTGA